From Coffea arabica cultivar ET-39 chromosome 2e, Coffea Arabica ET-39 HiFi, whole genome shotgun sequence, the proteins below share one genomic window:
- the LOC140036384 gene encoding uncharacterized protein yields the protein MEEEGRIRGDPEVTLTPSIRIKSNLPPFLCRLEKTKKAEKEKEILDVFRKVEINIPLLKAIKQVPKYAKFLKNLCTYKRKLRGDERVAVGENVSAILQRKLPPKCGDSEGLVEDVLVQMNELVFPTDFYILDMGDEKSLNPSPILLGKPFLSTAMIKIDVNGGTLSMEFDGETVNFNIFEAMKYPEESNLVYALSVIEPLV from the exons ATGGAAGAAGAAGGACGCATTCGTGGAGACCCTGAGGTAACTCTTACTCCATCAATACGCATTAAATCTAATTTACCTCCTTTCCTATGCAGGTtggagaaaacaaagaaagcgGAGAAGGAGAAAGAGATCCTGGACGTATTTCGAAAAGTAGAGATTAACATCCCCTTACTGAAGGCAATTAAGCAAGTACCGAAATAcgcaaaatttctcaaaaatttatGTACCTATAAGAGGAAGTTGAGGGGGGACGAAAGAGTAGCGGTGGGAGAAAATGTATCGGCCATCCTCCAAAGAAAGCTCCCACCCAAGTGTGGAGATTCAG AGGGGCTAGTTGAAGATGTCTTGGTTCAGATGAATGAGTTAGTTTTCCCAACAGATTTCTATATTCTAGATATGGGAGATGAGAAATCGTTAAACCCGTCACCTATTTTGTTAGGTAAACCGTTTCTTAGCACTGCTATGATTAAAATAGATGTGAATGGGGGTACTTTATCAATGGAGTTTGATGGTGAAACTGTGAATTTTAATATCTTTGAGGCGATGAAGTATCCAGAGGAATCTAACTTAGTCTATGCTTTGAGTGTTATTGAACCTCTTGTATAG